Below is a window of Streptomyces spongiicola DNA.
CCGACCAGGACGGCGCCGTCAGCACGGCGTCGACCACGAGGATGTCCAAGAGGAAGACCCAAGGAAGACCAAGAGGAAGACCCAAGGAAGACCAAGAGGGAGACGAGCGAGGGAAGGCACGACCGCGTGCACGGAGCAGCGGCCACCGAAGTTCACCCACCGCTGACCGAGTGCGTCGCGGCCGGGGCCCGCCGCCGTGGACGGCGAGGGCGGGCCCCGGCCGTCCGCATCCGGTCCCCCCGCCCAGAAGGCCACCCCGAATGAACCCCGACCCCCGCCGCCGCCTCCTCGTCATCGGCATCGGCGCCGGCGACCCGGACCATCTGACGCTCGCCGCGGTGAAGGCGATCGGCCGCGCCGACGTCTTCTTCGTCCTCGGCAAGGGCCCCGAGAAGTCCTCGCTCACGGACCTGCGGCGCCGCATGCTCGACGAGCACGCCCGCCCGCCCTTCCGCGTCGTCGAGGCCGAGGACCCCTGGCGCGACCGTGCGCAGGAAGGCCGCAGCGGCTACACGGCCGCGGTCCACGACTGGCGCAGCCGACGTGCCGACGTCTATGAGCGCCTGATCCGGGACGAGTTGGAGCCGGGACGGACCGGCGCGCTCCTGGTCTGGGGCGATCCGGCCCTGTACGACAGCACGTTGGGGATCCTGGCCGAGGTCGAGGAGCGGGGCACCGTCGCGTTCGACACCGAGGTCGTCCCGGGCGTCAGCAGTGTGTCCGCGCTGGCGGCACGGCACCGCATCACCCTGAACCAGGTCGGGCGTCCGGTCCGCATCACCCCTGCGCGCAGGCTCCGCGAGGAGGGCCTCGACGACGCCGACGTGGTCGTGATGCTGGACGCCGGGGAGTCCTTCACCGAGGTCGCGGGCGACGGTGTGTGGATCTACTGGGGTGCCTATGTCGGCACACCCGACGAGATCCTGGTCTCCGGCCGGCTGCCGGACGTCGCCGAGCGCATCAGCCGGCTGCGTGCCGAAGCCCGGGCCCGCCACGGCTGGATCATGGACACGTACCTGCTGCGCACCTTCGACGGGCCGGTGGGGGGCGGCGCCGACGGCAGTGCCGACGGTGCCTCCGGGCGGGCGCCGTCGGTGTAGCCCCGCCAGGACGCCTCCACGGCACGGCCCGGGCGGGGAGGTGGGGGACCCGGGAGACCCGGGCTCGGAGGCGTTCGCGTCCTCCGGGTCGCCGATGCCGCTGAGAGCACCGTCCATCGTTCGGATGGCGGGGACGGTCCATCGGAGGCGTTCGCCGCGCCGGGCCGCATCCTTGGACGGGGTCGCCGAGATGCCCGACAGCCGGCGGCAACTGAGGACCGCCCGCGCGATCACCCGGCGCAGGGGCGGCTCGGGGGGTTGCGGCCGTGCGGCCGGCGGTTGCGCCGCGCCGGGTCGCCGGACGGCCGCCGCGGTGCCGATCCCGCCGGTTCCCACTGGTTCCCGTAGCGATCTCCCGACAGATCTCCCGACGGTTGTGCCGACGGACGTGCCGACGGACCTGCCGAAGGAAGTCCCGACGGACCACCGGGCGCGTCACGGGGCGCGTCACCTGTGTGCGGGAGTTCGCCGGCCCCGAGCCCGAACCGCCGCCACGGCCACGACGGCGAGGCCCGCGGCGGCGATGCCGGCCAGCGCGGGCTGCCCGGCACCGAGCGCCCCCAGCGAGGCGGTCAGCAGACCCCACCCCGCTGCGAGGGCGTAAGGGAGCAGCCCACGTGTCCAGCGCACGACGGCGACCGCCGTGGCCGTGGCGCCGGCGAGCACCGCGCACTGACCCGCGATTCCCGCAGCTCCGTCGACGGGGGCGCCCGATCCGGCCAAGGCGGTGGTGAGGTTCACCCAGACCGCGATGCTCGACCATCCCGCGTACACGCCCAGCATCCACCACAGAAGGCCCCGCGGCACGGGCCCCCAGCCCGCGATCTCGCTCCGGTGTGCCAGCGCGACGGACACGGCCCGGAGCAGGCCGGCGATCATGACGGCGAACACCACCACCGTTCCCCACACCGGGGCGACCTCCGCCGCGACGAGCCAGCAGCTGAACCCGGCGAAGACCACCGACAGCGGCACAGCCAGCCGATTCCGTACGACCGGGTCCGGGCGGCGATCGGGCAGTGCCCAGACGGCGTAGGCGATACACAGCAACTCCACCAGGGTCCAGATCGAGAACGCCCAGCCGACGGGGACGATGGGCGGCTCACCGGGACGGTCGGCAGTCGTGAACTCGCCGCCGTAGAGCCGGCTGAGGAGGGAACTCACCACCTGTCCGATCGCCAGCACCAGCATCACCGCCCGCCACGGGACCGCTCGGCGGGCGGAACGGGTCAGGGGCGTTGCTTGCACTGGCGATCATCCTCCCGCCGCCACGCGGCGTCTTCCTCGGTCTCTCCGGTCTCTCCGGTCTCTCCGGTCCTCCCGGTCCTCCCGGTCCTCCCGGTCCTCCCGGTCCTCAAGGGTTTTCCCGGTCCTGCCGGTCCTCCCTCGATGTTCCCGCGAAACGCGGACCACGGATGCGGCGGCGCGTGCCCGGTGGCGCCACGGTGCCGGCTGGGAGGATGCCCGCGGCCGTCCCTGACCGGATGGACCGCATGGACCGCATGGACCGCATGGACCGGATGGACCGGATGGACCGGCGGTCCGTCCGGCGGCCGGATCGCACCGTCCCATCGCCCCGGCACTTGCCCTCCTGCCCGGCGGGCTCCTACTCTCGCAAGAGTCCTACCGACCAGTTGGTATGACCTGGGTCGCCGACGGGCACCGGCGACGACCACCGTCCGGTCACCACCGTCCGGTCACCACCGTCCGGCCACGACCATCCGAGGAGCCGCGGAAATGAGCCGCATCAACCGTCAAGTGCGCCTTGCCGCGCGTCCCGTCGGACAGCCCCGCCCCGGCGACTGGGAGCACACCGAGGAGCCGGTCGGCGAGCCCGGCGAGGGCGAGTTCCTGGTCCGGGTGGAGTACCTGTCGATCGACCCGGCGATGCGCGGCTGGATGAACGACGCCAGGTCGTACATCAAGCCGGTCGCCATCGGCGAGGTCATGCGCGCGGGCGCGGTCGGAGAGGTCATCGCCTCCCGGCACCCCCGGTTCGCGGTCGGCGACCACGTTTCCGGGGCCTTCGGCGTCCAGGAGTACTGCCTGTCCGACGGGCGCGGTGTCACGCCCGCCGACCCGGACCTCGCGCCACTGCCGGTACACCTCGGCACCCTCGGCATGTCCGGGATGACGGCGTACTTCGGCCTGCTCGACATCGGCCGTCCCGAGGCCGGGCAGACCGTCGTGGTCTCCGGTGCGGCGGGCGCGGTCGGCAGCGTGGTCGGCCAGATCGCCGGAATCATGGGCTGCCGGGTCGTCGGTATCGCCGGCGGTGAGCGCAAGTGCCGTGCGCTGGTCGACGAGCTCGGCTTCGACGCGGCGATCGACTACCGGTCCGAGGACGTGCGCAAGGCCGTGCGCGAGCACGCCCCCGACGGGGTGGACGTCTACTTCGACAACGTCGGAGGCGACATCCTCGACGCGGTGCTGACCCGTCTCGCCCGCGGTGCCCGGGTCGTCGTCTGCGGCGCGATCTCGCAGTACAACAGCACCGAGCCGGTCAAGGGCCCGAGCAACTACCTTTCGCTGCTCGTGAACCGCGCGACCATGACCGGCATGGTGGTCTTCGACTACGCCGACCGCTACGCCGAGGCCGTCGCGCAGCTGGCCGAGTGGCGCGCCGAGGGCAGGCTCATCTCCGTGGAGGACGTGGTGGAGGGCGGGGTCGGCGCCTTCCCCGACACGCTGCTCAGGCTCTTCCGCGGCGAGAACCACGGGAAGCTCGTGCTCACCGTCGCGGGCGGGTGAGCCCGACGGCGGCCATCGGGCTCAGGGACGCGGGTGTCGTGGCCACCGGGTAGGGGTCGGGTACCGGAGCGGCGCTCGCCCGCCGCTCCGGCGCCGAGGGGCGCCCGGCTCGTGAGCGACGCCCCGTACGTCGGCGGCGCGGCCCGGATCGACGGCGAGGTCGGAGGGGCCGCCGGGAGCCGCCACCGTTTCGGTGCGCCGGACTCGATCAGCGCCAGGCTCCCGACCCGCGCCGGGTGACGGCGGCGCTGAGCGTGCGCACGCCCCGCGTCGAGCCGGGGTCGATGCCCGTGAGTTCGCGGACCCGGCGCAGACGGTAGTCCAGGGTGCGGGTGTGGACGTTGAGCGCGCTCGCCGTGGCACCGCGGTGCATGTCGTGGCGGTAGTACGCGTCGAGGGTGCCGAGGAGGTCGGGACCGGTCTCCAGGCGGCGGGCCACCGTGCGGATCCAGTCGTCCACGAACGGCACGTCCGCGACGGCGAGTTCGACGAACACGTCCGCCAGGGTGTGCGGGCGCAGCCGGGAGGGCGCCCGGTGCAGCGGGGCCGCCCGGCTGACGCGCCGGGCGCGGTCCAGAGCGCCGGACAGTTCCGGCAGCGGTGCGGTGGCCGTGCCGACGGCGCAGGGGCGGCCGAGGGCGCGGGCGAAGTCCCCTACGAGATCCGGCAGTTTGTCTGCGGCGGGATCGGACGGAAGGCCGGGGGCCGGCTGCGGCGGTGTGTTCTCCGCCGCCGCGGCGCCGGAGAACACCGGAAACAGGGCGATCAGCTCGCCGCTCCCGTCACCGCCCTCCGGCCCCCATGCGACCGGCACCCGGTGGCTCCTCACCAGCGCCCCGATCTCGCTCTCCGGGAAACGATCCGCGGTGGGCCGGTCCGGAAGGCGGAACACCGTCACCGCGCAGCGTTCCGGCACCTCCATACCGACGGCCGCGGCGAGTTCCGCCGAAACCGGGTCTCCGTTCAAGAGCGACCGGGTCAGCAGGGCGACCTGCTCGGTATACGGAAGCCGGTGGCGCAGTGCGCGCAGGAATCCCCGGCGGTAGGCGCCGATACCGCGTTCGCTCTGCGGGACGAACCAGGCCATCATGCGTATGAGTTCCTCGACACCGCCGCCGCGCTCGGCCTCGCTCGCCTCGGCGATCTCACGCAGCATGAGAGCGGTGTGCAGGTGCAGCACCTTCTGGCGTGTGTCGAGCGACATCCCGGCACCTGCCCGCAGCTCCCCCATCGATGCGATGCGGCGGAGATCGTCGTCGCTCAACTCCCCGTCACGCGGGGACAGTTCGATCGTACGACGGCGAAGCCACACCGCGTGCTCCAGCGTTCTGGCCCGCGCCCGGGGGTCGTTGTCCAGGTACCGGAACTCCGGTATCTCCCGTGTGTACGTCTCGACCTCACGGCGGGCGTTGGCCGGCACCTGCCGGGCCAGATGGGCGAAGAGGCTCCCCATGGGCGCAAGCATGTCATGCGGTGCCAGGCCCCGACAGGTGGGATCCGGACGGTGTTCATCACTCCGCGCAAAGTGGCGGAGAGTGTTCGGCGGGTTTCTTGTGACAGTGCGCAGAGTTTCCGGGGGCGGGCGTTCCCGACAGTTGTCCTGCTTGTGGAGGAGACGTGTAGCGCCCTTAATGGGAACCGCGTGAATGGCTTCGGCAGGCAACACCCTTCGAGCCATTCCGGATGACTCCCGGAATGGCCGACGGCGATCAGTACACGCAGTGGACACGGGATTGTCAGTGAGGCGCCTCGAAGGGCGCTCTCCTCGACGGGAGGGAAACTCCGATGAGAACAGGCGCGGGAAAGCGCGTCATGGTGCCGGTCGCGGTCGTGGTCACGTCGGCGGCGCTCGTCCTCGGCACGGCGGGCGCCGGCTCGGCCGTCCCCGCCCCCGCCCCCGGTTCCACCGCGGGGCCCGGCTCCACCGCGGGGCCCGGCCTGCGCGCGTTCGGGATCAGCGGCGACGGCACCCTGATGGCCACGTTCACGACCGACCGGCCGCAGGTGCTGGACTGGGTCCGGGTCGTCACCGGTCTCAGCGGTGACACCAGCCTGATCGGGATCGACTTCCGGGTGCAGAACGGCCTGATGTACGGAGTCGGCAACAAGGGCGGCATCTACACGATCAAGACCCCGCCGGCCACCGCGGACGTCGTGGTCACCAAGGTGTCCCAGCTCCAGTACGCGCTGCACGGCGCCAACTTCGGCGTCGACTTCAACCCGGCGGCCGACCGCCTGCGCGTGATCAGCGACAGCGGCCAGAACCTGCGGCACAACCTCAACGACCACAGCACCATCCAGGACGTGAACCTCACCACCCCGCCCGTCGAGGGCACGACCAAGGGCGTCTCGGCCGCCGCCTACACCAACAACGACCTCGACGCGGACACCGGTACCACACTGGTCGACATCAACACGAGCAGCGACCAGGTCGTCCTCCAGTCCCCGGCGAACAACGGCACGCTCGCCCCCACCGGCAGCCTCGGCATCGACGCCGGGACCAACGCCGGCATGGACATCTACAGCACCCCGCCCGGCGGGAAGACGGTCGACAACGCCGCCTTCGCCACCCTCACCCCCTACGGCGCGGGCACCCCCTCGCTGTACAGCATCAACGTCCTCACCGGCCAGGCCACCTCCATCGGCCAGTTCCCGCTGAACATCACGGACCTGGCGATCTCCCTCACCGGGTCCTGAGCCCGGGCCCCCTCGCCGCCCGGCGAACTCGGCGGACTCCGGCCCTCGCCCTGCCCCGCCGCCCCGCCCGCCGCCCCGGCCCCCGCCTGCCCCGCCGTCCCCGCCGTCCCCGGCGAACCGGCGGCGGGCGGGGCTTCCGGGGCGGTGGCGTCCCGCTCGATGGTGTCCCGCTCGATGGTGTCCCGCACCCTGCACCGGCGCTCCCGTCGGTCCGCTCCGGTGCGGATGCAGGGCTCCGGCAAAGTCGCCCTGTAGGGCTGTGACGTGGTGTTTCTGCGTGAGATGAGGGTGCGCGGGCGTGTTCAGGTCGGGTTGGATGGAGGTTCCTACGCCGTCCGTCCGTCCGAGAGAACAACGCCCGCGCCATGTCATCGTCTCGCATCTCCGCGCCTGTCCGCATGCTCGTTCCGGATCATGAGCTTCTCGTCGACCTGCTCGGTCGGATACCCGATCCGCGCCGTCGGCGCGGGGTCCGTCATTCGGTGGGCGCTCTGATCGCGGTCGCGGTGTGCGCGGTGATCGCCGGGGCACGGGGGTTCACGGCGATCGGGGAGTGGGCCCGGGACGCGGGGGCCGACGCCTTGGGCCGGCTGGGTCTGGAGCGGGGGTCGGTGGACGAGTCGACGCTGCGCCGTCTGTTCGCGAGGCTGGACGCGGACCGTCTCGACGCGGTGCTGGGGGCCTGGGCCGTGACGCGGGCCGCGTTGGTCGCGGGCCGGCGGGTGATCGCCGTCGACGGCAAGACGGTCCGCGGCGCCCGCGGCGACAGCTCTTCCGCGCCGCACCTGGTCGCCGCCCTCGCTCACGGATCCGGGGCGGTGCTCGGCCAGGTCGCGGTGGGGGAGAAGAGCAACGAGATCCCCGCCGCCCGCCGCCTGCTCCAACTCCTGGACCTGGACGGCGTGGTCGTCACGATGGACGCACTGCACACCCAGCACGACACCGCAGCGCTGGTGACAGAGGCCGGCGCCGATTACGTCCTGACCGTGAAGGCCAACCAGAAGTCCTTGTACAACCAGCTCAAGGCCCTGCCCTGGGCCCGGATGCCCGCCCTCACCAGGACCGAGCGCGGACACGGACGCCGCGTCACCCGCACGATCAAGGTCGCCGACGTGCCCGCCTGGATCGGCTTCACCGCAGCCACGCAAGTCGCCCGACTACGGCGCACCGTCACCAGGAAGGGCAGGCGGACGGTCGAGATCGTCTACCTGATCACCAGCGCGGACGCCCACACCGCGCCGCCGGCACTCCTGGCCGCATGGGTGCAGTCGCACTGGCAGATCGAGAACCGCCTGCACTGGATCCGCGACGTCACCTTCGACGAAGACCGCTCCCAGGTCCGCACCGGCAACGCACCCCGCGTCATGGCCGCCCTGCGCAACACCGTCATCACCCTGCTCCGCCTGCACGGCCACCACAACATCGCCGCCGCCCTACGACATCACGCCCGCGACACCGACCGCCCCATCAACCTGATCCTGACCGCATGATCAACGACTTTGCCGGGACCCTGGGTGCGGATGGCGGAGCGTCGAGCGTGGCCGTCCGAGTCCTGTTCGCGCGCATTCCCCCGCCCTCGGCCCGTGTCCTGGGAAAGGCGCCCGCACCCTTTCGCCCCGGTGTGCCTCAGCGCGTCGGAAAGGGTGTGCTGACGGCTGCTCCGGAAAGGTGAAAGCGGTTTTCGACTCGTCCCTTCCGGTCTGGGTGTTTGTTTCGAAAAGCCGCAGAGGTTCGGAAAGTCGCCAATCCGGGGTCTCGTGGCCGCCGAATCACGACTGCGGGCCCGGTCGGGTCCGCACGGGCAGAAAGAGGATTGGAGAACGCTCTATGCGTAGGTTTCTGCGCGGTGCGGCCGTTTCGGTGGCAGTCGCTCCGGTGGTCCTGCTCACGGCCGGTTCGGCCGGCGCCGACTCGTATGATCAGCGCATGACGAGTGTGGGTCCGGGTGGCGCCTCCACCGCCTACGTCTCCACCGGAACGACGGTCGGCGGTGGGAGCTACTACTCCGCCGGCGAGTCCATGGCAGGCCCTGACGGTGCCATGAGCTCCCGCACACAGAGCAGCGCGGGTGGCGTCCGGGGGGCTTCCGGCTATCAGGGCGGCCTGCTCGGCCTCGGCCGGCTCCTGGGCTGACGGTCCTCGGGCACTCGGTGCGAGCCTCGCAGGCGGAGTCCGGCAGGACCGAACGAGTGTGAATTCCGGAGACCCGTCCGCACCCGCTACGCGTGTCATGACGACACGTCACCGGAATGCGGAGAATGGCATGTGAATCAAGGCCGGACGACCGTCCGAACCGAACGCCCACGGGGTGCCCTACCGCGCTCCGGTGCCTTTGGCCGGACGGTCCGCCCGTCCTGACCTGTCTCGCCGCACCGTCGGTCCCGACCGGCGGTGCGGCGGGGCTCAACGCGGATGGAGCGGCGCAGGTCCCGGATCGCCCGGCTGGGTCGCCCGGCCAGGCCGCCCGGGGCGACCCAGCCCGCCGGTCCCGCTCGTTACGCGGCGTCCTCCCCGCTTCTCCCGTCCTCCGTGCGGGGAGTCGCCTCAACCCCTCTGAAAGGTGCGGAATGCGTACGCGTACGTCGCTCGTCTTCACCGTGGTTCTCGCTGCTTCATGCGCCGCTTCGGCGGCTGTCGCGGATCCCGTGGTCCCTGACGTCCTCGGCAACGACGGTCGGCACGGTCTGACCGCGGTCGGTCTGACGTCCGATCAGCGCCTGGTCCGGTTCGACGTCGACCGGCCGTCGACGGTCCGGTCGCTCGGGTGGGTCTCCGGCCTGTCCGGAGACACCGAACTGGTCGGCATCGACTACCGGGTCCAGGACAGCCGGCTCTACGGCGTCGGCGACCAGGGCGGCATCTACACCCTGAACACCCGGACCGCCATGGCCACGAAGGTCTCCCAGCTCACCGCCGCCCTGTCCGGCACCTCGTTCGGCGTCGACTTCAATCCCGCGGCCAACCGGTTGCGGGTGATCTCCGACACCGGGCAGAACCTCCGGCACAACGTCGACGACCCCGCCGCACCGTTCACCACGACGGTGGACGGCACCCTGACCAACCCGACGGCACCGCCCTCGACGGCCATGGGCGTGACCGGAGCCGCGTACACCAACAACGATCTGGACGCGGCGACCGCCACCACGCTGTTCGACATCGACACGATGGCCGACCGAGTCTCTCTGCAGTCACCAGCCAATTCCGGCACCCTGGCGCCCACGGGTACCCTCGGCGTCGACGCCGGCCCCGAGGCGGGCTTCGACATCTACTACGACGCCAGGCGCGGCAGCAACCACGGCTTCGC
It encodes the following:
- the cobF gene encoding precorrin-6A synthase (deacetylating); translated protein: MNPDPRRRLLVIGIGAGDPDHLTLAAVKAIGRADVFFVLGKGPEKSSLTDLRRRMLDEHARPPFRVVEAEDPWRDRAQEGRSGYTAAVHDWRSRRADVYERLIRDELEPGRTGALLVWGDPALYDSTLGILAEVEERGTVAFDTEVVPGVSSVSALAARHRITLNQVGRPVRITPARRLREEGLDDADVVVMLDAGESFTEVAGDGVWIYWGAYVGTPDEILVSGRLPDVAERISRLRAEARARHGWIMDTYLLRTFDGPVGGGADGSADGASGRAPSV
- a CDS encoding DUF4394 domain-containing protein, which codes for MRTRTSLVFTVVLAASCAASAAVADPVVPDVLGNDGRHGLTAVGLTSDQRLVRFDVDRPSTVRSLGWVSGLSGDTELVGIDYRVQDSRLYGVGDQGGIYTLNTRTAMATKVSQLTAALSGTSFGVDFNPAANRLRVISDTGQNLRHNVDDPAAPFTTTVDGTLTNPTAPPSTAMGVTGAAYTNNDLDAATATTLFDIDTMADRVSLQSPANSGTLAPTGTLGVDAGPEAGFDIYYDARRGSNHGFAVLAHNGLFRLYGVDPLTGKATHKGAFPMGHQVEDLALPVNQRQAG
- a CDS encoding DUF4394 domain-containing protein, translated to MVPVAVVVTSAALVLGTAGAGSAVPAPAPGSTAGPGSTAGPGLRAFGISGDGTLMATFTTDRPQVLDWVRVVTGLSGDTSLIGIDFRVQNGLMYGVGNKGGIYTIKTPPATADVVVTKVSQLQYALHGANFGVDFNPAADRLRVISDSGQNLRHNLNDHSTIQDVNLTTPPVEGTTKGVSAAAYTNNDLDADTGTTLVDINTSSDQVVLQSPANNGTLAPTGSLGIDAGTNAGMDIYSTPPGGKTVDNAAFATLTPYGAGTPSLYSINVLTGQATSIGQFPLNITDLAISLTGS
- a CDS encoding PucR family transcriptional regulator; its protein translation is MGSLFAHLARQVPANARREVETYTREIPEFRYLDNDPRARARTLEHAVWLRRRTIELSPRDGELSDDDLRRIASMGELRAGAGMSLDTRQKVLHLHTALMLREIAEASEAERGGGVEELIRMMAWFVPQSERGIGAYRRGFLRALRHRLPYTEQVALLTRSLLNGDPVSAELAAAVGMEVPERCAVTVFRLPDRPTADRFPESEIGALVRSHRVPVAWGPEGGDGSGELIALFPVFSGAAAAENTPPQPAPGLPSDPAADKLPDLVGDFARALGRPCAVGTATAPLPELSGALDRARRVSRAAPLHRAPSRLRPHTLADVFVELAVADVPFVDDWIRTVARRLETGPDLLGTLDAYYRHDMHRGATASALNVHTRTLDYRLRRVRELTGIDPGSTRGVRTLSAAVTRRGSGAWR
- a CDS encoding ISAs1 family transposase, with translation MLVPDHELLVDLLGRIPDPRRRRGVRHSVGALIAVAVCAVIAGARGFTAIGEWARDAGADALGRLGLERGSVDESTLRRLFARLDADRLDAVLGAWAVTRAALVAGRRVIAVDGKTVRGARGDSSSAPHLVAALAHGSGAVLGQVAVGEKSNEIPAARRLLQLLDLDGVVVTMDALHTQHDTAALVTEAGADYVLTVKANQKSLYNQLKALPWARMPALTRTERGHGRRVTRTIKVADVPAWIGFTAATQVARLRRTVTRKGRRTVEIVYLITSADAHTAPPALLAAWVQSHWQIENRLHWIRDVTFDEDRSQVRTGNAPRVMAALRNTVITLLRLHGHHNIAAALRHHARDTDRPINLILTA
- a CDS encoding NADP-dependent oxidoreductase, with the translated sequence MSRINRQVRLAARPVGQPRPGDWEHTEEPVGEPGEGEFLVRVEYLSIDPAMRGWMNDARSYIKPVAIGEVMRAGAVGEVIASRHPRFAVGDHVSGAFGVQEYCLSDGRGVTPADPDLAPLPVHLGTLGMSGMTAYFGLLDIGRPEAGQTVVVSGAAGAVGSVVGQIAGIMGCRVVGIAGGERKCRALVDELGFDAAIDYRSEDVRKAVREHAPDGVDVYFDNVGGDILDAVLTRLARGARVVVCGAISQYNSTEPVKGPSNYLSLLVNRATMTGMVVFDYADRYAEAVAQLAEWRAEGRLISVEDVVEGGVGAFPDTLLRLFRGENHGKLVLTVAGG